A window of Labeo rohita strain BAU-BD-2019 unplaced genomic scaffold, IGBB_LRoh.1.0 scaffold_1522, whole genome shotgun sequence genomic DNA:
TGTTGGAGTCATCTGTTCTGGTGAgaggattttattaaaaaaaaaaaagttaaattagcTTGCAATTAGTGTTGCCACCTGTGCAATTTTGGTGCTAGATTTAGCAACTTTTCTTCTGAAACACCTAGCAACAAATTTagccatttttaaaatctatttgcCAACTTTTGAAAAGTGAgaagattaaaaatgacatgcattttccCTCTAAAGAAACTACTGAACAGCACATTAGTCTGGAGAGAGCTGTCTAGCAGTACACACATCATATGGGAATTAAGTTGCAAGTTGCAGCTGTTCAGTAATAATTGTTCATTCATGATGCACCTTGTTATTAGCTTGTTCTTATAATTGTTAATCAGTTAGatcaacaacagcaaaaaatcTCTAGAGAACTGAAAATCTTACTGGTAATTTTCTGCCTGGATGTTGTCTGTTAATGTACATAACCTGTATctctaaaataacaaaagccctaaaaatagcaataatgagcataatttaaaaaaaaaaaagtaagacacctgtgaaaaaaatcaatacagaaAATTTCTTCATATTAACACAGTACACTCTGACTGTCACACTATGCTATATAGGAAGCACACGTATACAACAAGTAGACTCGAACGGGGAGAAATGAACAAGCAGGAACTGAAATATACGGGGTAATTGGAAAACACAGGTGCATGGGATTAATCATACTAAACAAGGACAGGAACTTgaccaaaaaaggaaaaagagaaaCTGAAACAGTGACAAAACAGGTCCATGGTCCTGACACTGACCTGTTTTAACAGActtttcagaatcagaatcagaacagctttattgccaagtatgcttacgCATACAAGGAATGTGTTTTGGTGTCACAGGCTTCCAGTGCACCGAGACGACAACAcaacagagaaaataatataagttgagaataaaaaaatacacatatgtaaatataaatagacaaaaattgcaatataagatttaagaaaataaataaattgtatatacaaGTGTGCTACAGATGATggaaaaagaacagaatataGTAGAGTAGAGTAGAGtagagtagaatagaatagaatagaatgagaTGTCAGGATGTACTGAGATGTAGGTGGTAACAAATAAAGGttattgcacatatttttattgcacaattGTGTGTGGGGGGTGTGTGTggggggtgggtgggtgggtctggaacatttaactgttcattaGGTATATTGCCCGAGGTAAGAAACTGTTCTTATGTCTGGCTGTCCTGGTATTTGTGGCTCTGTAGCGCCGACCAGAtggcaaaagtttgaaaaggggatgacatgggtgtgaggtatccagagtgattttctgagccCTTTTCCTCACTCTGGATGTATACAGTGGGGAGAGAACACAACCCTGAGGGGCGCCAGTGTTGGTGGTGCAGCTACTTGATATTAATGTCCCCATTCTCACTAGCTGCTGCCTATCTGTCAGAaagctggtgatccactgaGAGATAGAGCTAGGAACACAGAGCTGATTTAGTTTGGTCTGGAGGAGTGTAGGAATGATGGTGTTGAAGGCCGaactgaagtccacaaacaggATCCTCACATAAGTCCCTGGTCTGTCCAGATGTTGCAGGATGAAGTGCAGTCCCATGTTCACTGCATCATCCACAGACCTGTTTGCTCggtaagcaaactgcagggggtccagTAAGGGTCCAGTGATGTCCTTCAGGTAAGCCAAAACCAGTTTTTCTAATGACTTTATGTTGACAGACGTGAGCGGCACAGGTCTGTAGTCATTAAGTCCAGTAATTTTGGGTTTCTTTGGGACGGGGATGATGGTGGAGCGTTTGAAGCATGATGGAACTTCACACAACTCCAGAGACCTGTTGAAGATCTGTGAAAAGATGGGTGCCAGCTGATCAGCACAGGTTTTCAGACAGGCTGGTGTCACAGCGTCTGGGCCTGGTGcctttcttcttttgttctttctgaaGACCTGGCACACATCTTCTTCACTAATCTGAAGTGCAGGAGGGGGGGAGGAGGGGTTTGTTGGAGGTGTTAATGGATGTGTAGGGAGATGGTCAGAACGAGTGTGGGGGGTTTCAAATCTACAATAAAACTCATTCAGGTCTTCAGCAAGTTGTTGATTCACCTCAGTGCTGGGGGATGGCGTCTTGTAGTTTGTGATGGCTTTCAgacctttccacactgaggtTGGGTCGTTTGAAGCGAATTGATCTTCTAACCTTTTTGCATAGGTCCTTTTAGCCGCTCTAATCTCCTTGTTCAGTGTGTTCCTGGCCTGACTGTACAAGACTCTATCCCCTTTTCTGTAGGCATCCTCTTTGGCGTGACGAAGATGTCTGAGTTTtgctgtaaaccatggcttatcattgttaaatgttaaataagtccTGGTAGGAATGCATATATCTTCACAAAAACTGATATAGGATGTTACAGTCTCTGTGAGCTCATCCAGATCGGTGGCAGCAGCTtcaaaaacactccaatcagTCCATTCGAAACAGGCTTGTAAAACCCGCTCTGTTTCGTTGGTCCATCTTTTTACAGTCTTCACTACAGGTTTAGCAGATTTAAGTTTTTGCCTGTAGGTCGGTATAAGATGAACCAGGCAGTGATCAGAGAGTCCCAAATCTGCCCGTGGGACTGAGCGATATGCATCTTTAATTACTGTGTAACAATGGTCCAGTATGTACTGTCTCTGGTGGGACATGTAAATTGTTGACTGTATTTAGGCAGTTCACGTGAGAGATTAGCTTTATTAAAGTCCCCGAGAATGATTAAAACAGAATCCGGGTGTTTTTGCTCGGTGTCTGTGATCTGATAGGCGAGTTTCTGTAGAGCCAGGCTCACGTTCGCTTGCGGTGGAATGTATACACTCACGAGAATGAACGAGCAAAACTCTCGCGGGGAACAGAACGGCTTATAGTCAATGAAAAGCGCTTCTAGATCGGAACAGCACATCTTCTTTAATACTGTTACATCTGTACACCACCTCTCATTGATGTAAAAGCACGTCCGGCCGCCACGCGATTTCCCCGTTGATTCTGCGTCTCGATCCGCTCTAAACAGCTGATAGCCCGGCAGATGAAGCTCGCAGTCCGGCATCGCGTCATTCAGCCAGGTTTCCGTGAAGCACAGAGCAGCGGAGTTTGAAAAGTCCTTATTTGTCCGAGTGAGCAGAAGTAGTTCGTTCGTTTTGTTGGGTAGAGAGCGGAGATTTGCCAGATGTATGCTAGGCAGCACCGTTCGAAATCCGCGCTGTCGAAGCTTAAAGTGCATATTGcaggttaaaaatgtttttcaaataaacatatatcCTTGTACAAAAATACCATATGAATCGTTAATGCAggatatgaaaatgttttacaagacGCAAGGGCACAAATTTAGAAGAAAAAGTGACGATTTCCTTGACCGTTCTCAAAAAGcgcttttttttaacatcgcGTCATATGACGTCACGAGAGGGAGTCGTTTGCTGTGGTCTATTGGTTTTCAGTAGGAGCGGTCTTGAGTCAGTGTGTTTTCTGTAgctatttctttatttcaattGATTATCGTCATGgtaaattattgtgttttttgaggttGCACAAACTCCAACCTGTCAGGACATCGAGTCCACAAGTTTGCTAACAAGAAAAAGGACGGCGCTATTTTCCGTGCCTGCGTGCGTTTGTGCAGCTGAAGAGACGCGCCTTTACTAATGCATTTGCTTTGAAAAACGCGGTGGTGTGTAGCGTTCAATTTACACCGGAGGATTATTGTCCCGGCTGTATGATGGAGTTCAACATGGGATGCCGAAGCAGCTCAGAGCTGGTGCGGTTCGTTCGGTGCACACAGCGCCTTCACCGGGTCCGCCGTCACACTGTGGTTCATCCGGATCCGTCAGAGATGCATCTCGACAAAACGTGAACTGTGCACCGTAagtcttgttttattattattatttattagtattctTATAACATGTATTAACTACCAAATCAGTGgacataattatttaatgatgaGACGCAGCGGGATGTGTATAAGTTGTTGTAAAGCACCGCAGCTAGCTTGTAAGCATTAGCAATATAATAAAACCGTGTAAAAACGTTAccatttgagaaggcaaaactgGTAAGTTAACCTCAGTTTGTATATTGTAACCATCAGGTCTAGTTACAGCTTAGTGACATTGTTTGCACATCTAATTGGTAATTTATTGTCATGTGGTGTGTTTATAAGGCTCTGGGAGACATTGCAAGACATGGGGGTGTGTGAAGATCTGAAGCAGTAGAGGCCAGCTGTTATTAACCACCTCTGGACTTCAGCTTCCACTCCTAATGGAGATGCAGATGTGATGGAGGCCAAGTGGAAAAGTATGGTCAGCAATGAATGATAGTGGAATACTGCAGGTCACGAAAGGCTCTATGAGAACGCAGCACTGTCTTGTCTTCCACTACACCTGCTCCCCGTTCCAGATCCCTCCAGAGGATCAACAAGATGAAGCTGTTGGCGTGTATCTAGCACAGcatacacaatttaacatgttaacaacacatTAGTGTGATACCCACACTGAAAGATTgttcaatgtttttaaatgggTCCGATggtatatttttgattcagtaGTATATGTTTGGTACATCTACAtttgttatatatgtatgtgtgtgtgtgtgtatatatacatatatatgtgtatatatatatatatatatataatatatatatatatatatatatatatataaacagttgcaatgttgtgttttgagtttgatttagtgcatatataaataaagctgaattgAATTAACCATAAGTGCAGATCTGCTTGATATATATGTGATGTAAATTTCATAAACAAGTTTTTATACAGTAAgacaatttgtgattgtgattattgtttattgattgtCACCAAAATGGGGCCATTCAGAACCTTTATAAAGTCACTCTTCCTCTGTAAACTGTCTACTCATGACTGACACAACACATGAAGGTAAGGGTTTCTCACACAAGAATATAATGAAACACAAACGTGTTTATCTCCGTCTCTCTCTTTGATGAGAAACCGCCATATCACGTCACGTTAGTGTCGGATATTAACGAGTTTGACGCGCTTGATTAACGATTATTAGTTTCTGTTACGGGTAAGTAGTATGAATACTTCTAGATGAGCAATATTAGCTTTGCTTTAGCCTGATTATATATCGTTTGCTAACGTGTGTAACGTTATATCTAAGCTAACACTGTTCTCTTCCCTGTTCTCCTCACACCACAACTCAATTCGTCTCATCTGACCGTTGTTCTGTCTAATCCTGGCCTGTCCCTGCTCTCTTGGACACACAGCAGACTCATAATTGTATGTGTGGTCCGTCATACGAGTGTAAATAAACGTTTAAAATTTCCTCCGCGTCCGAACGATCATTGCgatccattgtttttctattgtttaCATTGACCGCACTCCCTCTcgtgacgtcacttccggttTTGGCGATTTTCAGATGCGGAACTAAAATTCTCTCACAAAAATGACTCAAGAAGCCTTAATATCGTGTTTTAAAGTATAGTTTCAAGAAAATCTAGCTCCTTCATTATTTTTCTATACAAAAACTCACTGGGGTCGCTAACCTGGAATATGCACTTTAACGAGAGCGCCAGCTCGCTTTCCCCGTCTGCGCGTCCTGAGGCGTTTGATCAGTGCCGCCGCTCCGCCAACTACAACGTTTAGCAAAACGTCCGAATAATCGAAAACCGGTAGAATATTTTGAGGTGTGTTCTGCCGAATGTTCAGCAGTTTATCCCtggtaaaactgattgtgtttgAGAGACAAAAAACAGggaaaactaacaaaaacagtacaaacaaTGGAGAGCCAAACACCGTGGCTGCCATGTGCGGCGCCATGTTGCTTCTGTAGGTTGTGAGTGTAACATAGCtattaaaatattctgtttaaaaCTATTATTGTTCAGAATGTGTAGTTTTAccagaaaataagaaaataaatcaaatgttgttcaattgttttgtttattgtttattgaataaaaattataaatattttgagtttatattatcttttacaaataataaatattccttttattaacaaatataaattaacatattGCAAACCCTGTTTTTCAGTGAGATGGCCAGTTAATGTGAGTAATCTCACTGTGTGCTCTACAGTGACACTTGCTTCATGGTTATGTAATGATGTCATCATGCAGTGACATCACAATCTCATTTAGCCATTTCACCAACTAATCAACCTGCCTTTAGCAACTTCTTCTGAAAATTTGTTGGAAACAGTGCTTAATAAAATGTGGTATCTTCTCAGATTCCTCTCTGGCTCTTCATGATGGTCTGGTGCGGTTGTCTGGAGAGAGACAGTGTGAGGGGGAGGTGGAAGTTTTCATCCATCAGGTCTGGAGGAGAGTTCTGCTGGACTCCTGGAGTCTCACTGAATCCTCTGTGGTCTGCAGACAGCTGGGCTGTGGCTCTGTGCTGAACTTCTACGGCTCCTCTTCATCCAGTCCTGAACACAGTCATGAGTGTGTGATGGGCTTCCAGTGCTCTGGGAGTGAAGCTCATCTGGGGAACTGCAGCTCTCCACAAACTCTCAACTGCAGCTCCACACAACAGCTGTCAATCACCTGCCTTGGTGAGAACAACAACATCTGGGCAGATTCTTCAGTTGTTAGTgatcaataatgtgtttttctttctctgaatATCAGGTCGTGGGTCCATCAGGCTGGTGGGTTCTGGGGGAGACTGTGCAGGGAGGCTGGAGGTTTTTCACAGCGGCTCATGGGGGACAGTGTGTGATGACTCCTGGGATATTAAAGATGCCCATGTGGTGTGCAGACAGCTGCAGTGTGGAGTGGCCCTCAGTAACCAGCAGGTACCAGCCTGGTTTGGTCCTGGTTCTGGACCCATATGGCTGGATGAGGTGGAGTGTGAGGGGAATGAGACGTCCCTGTGGAGCTGCTCTTCTCCAGACTGGGGAAAACATGACTGTCAACACAAGGAGGATGTAGGAGTCGTGTGTTCAGGTAAATGAGGTGctgtacattttctttaaaattaaagttgataTAAAGGTTTCAGAAATAACCTTTCAACACTTTCACATGTTTATGGCAAGGTTTTTcaattcagatattttaaaatgacttttcatttttatctaGAGTTTAAAGAGATCAGGTTAACTGAGggctgtgaagggaatgtggagGTTTTCTACAATGGATCCTGGGGTAATGTGTGCTGGAACCAGATGGACAGAGACACAGCAAGTCTGATCTGTCAAGAGCTGAACTGTGGAAGATCTGGTGTTTTGAACCCATTCTACAGCAAGAGTGGGACTGAAGTCTCATAACTggcttgatttttttaaatgtcgaCAACATGATTCCACTATATGGCAGTGTCCATCTTCACCCTGGGGACAGAATGACTGTAATAGAGATGAAGTGGCCAAAATCACCTGCTCAAGTgagatgatatttaaatgatgtATAATGTCTAAGTCATGTTTAACACAATGTTTATATCTAATTTAAACACAATGTTTTATATCTAAACGGAGAGCCTGTTGAGAAAactaatatttcttaaaaagaaaCCTGAGgtaaatgaaagaaatgaatgatcTGAGGCTTAAATGATATGTTTTTTCACCATCTCCTTGATGATGTGTTTCAATGTGAGTTTACAGTATGTGTCTTTTATCCTAATGTTCTCTTCATTTTAAGTTAATGAGGAGAGCCttatttttccaataaattatttaaacatgtcTTGTTTCATCATCTCCTCAACAGAAACAGTGTTCATTTTTAggtaatgtattattataagacatgcattcagtttcactgtgtgttttgttgtaaatGTTGTGCTGAAGCTGCTCAGTGCTGgttgatgtgtgtgttttagatcATGTTCCTCTCAGACTGAATGGAAGTGAGGGCCGGTGCTCTGGGAGGCTGGAGGTGTATCATAACGCTGTGTGGGGCTCAGTCTGTGATGATCAGTGGGACATCAGTGATGCTCAGGTGGTCTGCAGGCAGCTGGGTTGTGGAGCAGCACTGAGGGCTGATGGGAATTCAACCTTTGGTGCTGGTGAAGGTGTTGTGTGGATGAACAAGGTCAATGCAGAGGGAATGAGATTCACCTGTGGGACTGTCCTCTCTCCCTGAATAACCACACTGACTGCAAGAAGCTTGTTAGACTCACCTGTGCAGGTCACAAAAACActggaaattttatttttcagtgctaataatattttgtgtttaaatcAATCATTTGCATgattgtttatgtgtttgtgtctgttttgACAGATTTGTCAGTGTCCACTACTCCTGCCACAACAACATCAGCTTCTCCTACTCCTCCAGTTCAACATCAGTCACTCCTCCACAAACTCCTTCAACAGTGTCTCCAGTCCTCCCCCAGTGCTTGTGATTGTACTGGTAGTTGTGCTCTTACTGCTCTTAGTGCCACTGCTTATACTGATTCAGCAGAACAGAGTGATGAGGAGAGGTAGGAGAGATCCAGAGACTGTCATATTGTGTCTTATTCAGTGTGTGATCAGTCATGTGTTGTGAACTGACAGCAGGTTTGTCTGTCTACACTCACAGCTCTCTCTAAGAGGAGACACAGGATGACGTCTGAGGCCGTTTATGAGGAGATTCAGCACAGACACAATCACTTCACTCAGAGGGGTGAGACATGAGCCATCAATCTCatttaatatcattaataaGAGAGTCTGTCAGACAGTTGATGTTCATCTATTATTAGTCCAGTTAAACCTCCTGCTTCAAACCACAGAATTCCTGACAGAAAACCACAGAGCTGCAGGtgcatgttttgtgtgtgtgtgtgtgtgtgtgtgtgtgtgtgtcagtgagtGTCTCTTCCTGTGAGTATTTTTAGATTGTCATAAGGAGgtgttcatatatttttaagtgtaggtgcaggtgtgtgtgtgtgtgtgtgtctatttcTGGAAGGCAGTGAGGAATGGGTTCATGTGAGGATAGATTTGTGTGTTTACTAACAGGCCCAACAAAAAGGGATTTCTGCCtataatgcttttaaatgcaaataattaatatttgtgcTGTGTTGTCTCCTTTATGATTCAAAGGAAATGAGGATTCAGTCTGTTTGTAATGATGAACATGTTTCTGTCTGTTCTGCTCTCCTTTAACAGGGAGTCTCATCTCTGAAGAACTGCATTCTGGGTATGAAGATGCTGATGAGCTTCTCTCAGGTTAGAGAGATGAAGCACATATTTATTCCACATTCAACTCAAATCCTTTTTAAAGAAttcacctaaataaataaacaaataaacaaattactATTGAAAAGCTATTATTtgttaactgttttatatattaacagTCTGTTCTCCTTTTTAGCAGAAGAGTTCAAGACTGCATATTATGATGATGTCACCAATGGCAGTGGCCTAAAAGGTCAGTGACCTTTTTAATTGATCACATGATTCATTaccaaatgtttaataaaaattctCAGTCTCATGATCTGCAGCAAcaacatattttggttttgtatCCAAACATATTCTGTGTTGATGCAGAAGAGATGGTGAAGGAAATCACACCGGGATACTATGATGATGTCATCACTGATGGACTGAAACCAGATCGTGAGACAGGTGTCACTCTGTTATTCTACAACAGcatataatatacttttaaattaaaatattacagtatattgaagacagatattttaaatttgttctgAATGtaatgaatgtgtgtgtctgtgatgaATGTGTGAATTTGTAGAAGACACACCTGAGAGCTATGATGATGTCATGACGAGTGGACAGAACTCTGATATTAAAAAAGgtgttataattattttatcatttttttttcaaaaaaaaaataattgttttaaaatcaagATTGTTAcagataatattttaagttactgttttaatttttttttttggctcatatttaatttttaatcatatttgcaTGTGTAGTGAACACACCAGAGAATTATGATGATGTCATCATTACTAGACCGAGCTCTCAAGGTGTAACAGGTGAGATGCACAGaactacacattttttttattagcctTTCCATGTTTACATGAGTATCAGacatttgttgtgtgttttttatgaaGTCACTTGTTTTATAAACTGATCTgacatgtttttatgtcattctTGATCAGAGGGAGTTCAGGAGGAGTATGATGATGTGACGAGTGTCAGTGAAGATGTGAGAAACCTGTTGGGTAAGTTACTATAACCCTTTTGTTCTCATtacattatctttatttatataaatataaatgttttaggCATAAACTATTTATCCAAACACAGTGTTTAacatgatttcattttttttttttttttttttaacagattatGATGATGTGGAGGAGGAGTCAAACAAAGCATTTGGCTCAGTGATCACACCCACTGCCTCATTTCAACAAATCTGAACAATGTTTATGTGATACTGTTATTAATATGTCAAATTTcaggtttttatatatttccccatttttttatatattagaaCTGTAATGcctttttgagattttttttttttttttggtattgttTTTAGCCTTGTTTATACCAATAAAAAAGCAGACaaaatttttgtgtgtatttttaagaCAGTATACAGACCCTGAAATCAAATGTATGATCTTGCCTTATAAAGCACAACCACAGTGATAGTCAAAGACATCCTAAATATAAGCCCAAATAACCATCAGTGATTAACAGCcctatatttgcatttattttggatgcattAAGAAActttcaaaacttaaaaaacaaaaaaaaacaaaaaaaacatttatcttatATGATCAGGTATGTTTTCATCTGataaataacatgtttaaaagGTGTATTTCTTCTCTATACACCACAtgtaatagtataataatataacagtataatataacaatatattatgATTTAATAATGCTTAACAACAGAACATTTGAACCCCAGTGCAGCTCATGTCATCCATCAATATAAAACAAGTGCAGTTGCCTGTTGTGTGACGTCAGGGCCGGCCCGTGGCATAGGCGAAATAGGCAAATGCTAAGGGCGCCGCCGATCCCTAGGGCGCCAAAATGagtgaagtgtttttttgtttgtttgtttgtttgttttttttaccaataCTACTTCAATGctatcaatttaaaacattacaaaaaagcGATTATCCGACAAAAACATAACTATTCGGTTCGACGCATGATCAATCTTCCCCAGCACAGCCGCACTTCCACATACATCAGTGATTGTGATAGATGTTCACTTCACTAATAAATTATCAGTATGTCAAAAAGACCGAAGCCCTCTGGTGActagggaagaaaaaaaaaagagaagaagagGAAAACCGGGACAAAGACAGAGGTAATATGATGTGATGAATGATGatcatataaataaactacatgaggtaaaagtttgtgaacaacTTCATGTTGGCCTAgtctaaaagtttaaaatagggTAATAACAATGGAGTACCAGAGATCCGAGACTTTGTAACATAATCGTGTCATTTTTCGTGTCGCAtgataacacattttaataatatttttacgcTAGTAGTAGTGTGTAGTATTTGGGGATCTATGGTATTTGGCTAATGGAATTGGCTAATTtactaatatttgtatataactgggcttattaaaatagcaacattttatgtaaaattcactttaaagatGTACGTTTCTCAGTTAAATTCGAGGTGATACTGTTAGCAAGGGCTAGTTTAGTAAAACATTGCTGCCATCTACTGGAAGTcgaacacttttcaaatttatactgtcacaaatgtattgtttattgttagttcaagttagttaatgcattcattaatgttaacaaatggtaCCTTATTGTAAGTGTTACCATTTAGAGTTATTTAAAGCCACACACAACTTTATGAGAGATTCTTCACTACTGACAAACAACAGTATGTAGCTGCAGGTTTCATTTTGGTTGATTGTAGGTAAGTATCTACTTTATAGAGTTGCTATTTTGTTATCTATATGTTAATacagtaaacactcactgacCACTGAAACTGCCCATTAAAACTAATACTGTATCTAATAAGCCACTTATGTCTTAATGGATTTAGGCATGTAAGTGCAAGACCGCGAGTGCACATGAAGTGTTTCATTCAGGACAGGCCATAATTGATGGGTCAGCTTTAGCAGCGTGTAACCATGTAACAAATGTAGCTCACAGCTCCATCTGTTGGTGAAAATAAT
This region includes:
- the LOC127158504 gene encoding scavenger receptor cysteine-rich type 1 protein M130-like → MRAVSVLCKQLDCGIAVSVVGSDWFGEGSGEIWADVFDCDGNETKLSECSISSWSRAECSHRRDVGVICSDSSLALHDGLVRLSGERQCEGEVEVFIHQVWRRVLLDSWSLTESSVVCRQLGCGSVLNFYGSSSSSPEHSHECVMGFQCSGSEAHLGNCSSPQTLNCSSTQQLSITCLGRGSIRLVGSGGDCAGRLEVFHSGSWGTVCDDSWDIKDAHVVCRQLQCGVALSNQQVPAWFGPGSGPIWLDEVECEGNETSLWSCSSPDWGKHDCQHKEDVGVVCSEFKEIRLTEGCEGNVEVFYNGSWGNVCWNQMDRDTASLICQELNCGRSGVLNPFYSKNHVPLRLNGSEGRCSGRLEVYHNAVWGSVCDDQWDISDAQVVCRQLGCGAALRADGNSTFGAGEGVVWMNKVNAEGMRFTCGTVLSP